The genomic region TGATATTGACTTCTTCTTTATAAACTTTGCGCACTATTCTCAGCGAGTTTTTCATGATCGTCAGATTGCTCAAACCCAAGAAATCCATCTTCAGTAACCCGATGTCTTCAATCGGGTTCATCGAATACTGGGTCGCCACAACGCCTTTTTGGGCCATTTCCAGAGGCGTGAATTTGACGATCTCGTCCGGCGCGATTACGACCCCAGCAGCGTGAACGCCGTGGCTGCGGATTGTTCCCTCCAGTTGAGTGGCCAAATCAATTACCCGCTTGGCGGTGGGGTTGGTTTGGTACTCTTGTTTGAGTTCGGCCTCTTCAACGATGGACTTGGCCAGCGGTATGTGCCGGCCTTGCACTGGTGGCGGCACCATTTTAGCCAGACGGTCGGCCTCAGCGTAAGGCACCTCCAGTACACGCGCCACGTCGCGAATAGCATTTCTAGCCGCCATAGTGCCAAACGTCACGATATTGGCTACCCGGTCACGGCCGTATTTTTCGGCGACATAGGCGATGACTTCATCTCGGCGGTTGTCTTGGATATCGATATCCATATCCGGCATAGAAATCCGATCTGGATTCAAAAACCGCTCAAACAGCAAGTCGTACTCCAGCGGGTCGATTTCCGTGATTCGCAGGGCATAAGATACGACCGAGCCAGCCGCCGAACCGCGTCCGGGTCCAAACACAATACCTTGCTCCTTACCCCAGCGGACGAAGTCCCAGACAATCAAAAAATAACTTTCAAAACCCATCCGGCTGATCGTATCCAGTTCAAATTCTGCCCGTCTGATGATGTCCGGGCTTAGGCCCGCCCTAGCCTTGTCGGCCGATAATTTTTCAGCCCGTTTAGGATCGATCTGGCCGTACCGAACAGCCAAACCTTGCCAGGTTTTAAGTTCGAGATATTTTTTTTGAGTCTGGCCGGCCGGGACTTTGAATGTTGGTAACAGGATTTTACCCAAACTGAGTTCAACATCGCACCGATCGGCAATCGCCCTGGTGTTTGTCAAAAGCTCGGGTGAATCCGACCAGCGTTTTAAAATTTCGGCCGGTGCTTCGACGAACAAATCCATGTCTTTTAGGCTCATCCGGTTTTTGTCATCAAAATATGCACCAGTCTGAACGCATAACAGCATCTCGTGGGCTTCCTGATCCTCGGGCAACACATAATGAGCGTCGCTAGTAACCACCATTTTCAGACTTAACTCTTTTGCCAGACTTTTCAGCTGACGATTAACGCTGGCCTGCTCCGGCCACTGATGTCCGTGGTCTTGCAGCTCCAGATAATAACGGTCGCCGAATACGTCAGCGTACCACTTCGCCGCGGCTTTGGCCTTGGCGTACTGGCCCTGACGCAAGGCGTCGCCGACTTCACCACCGATACAGCCGGACAGTACAATCAAGCCGGCTTGGTATTTCTTCAGTAATTCACGGTCGATCCGTGGTTTGTAATAAAAACCCTCTATGTGGGCAACTGAAGACAGCCGTAGCAGATTTTGATAACCTTCATTATTCATTGCCAGCAAAATCAAGTGATAGATTTGCTTATCGGCTTGGGGGTCTTTATCGGTGTGGCGGCGAGCGGCAACATACGCTTCCAGGCCGATCAAAGGTTTGATCCCTTCAGCTTTAGCCTGCTGATAAAATTCAATCGCGCCAGACAGCGTGCCGTGGTCCGTTACAGCTACGGCTTTCATGCCTAGAGACTTAACCCGCTCGATTAGTTTTGGAATTTTGGTCAGTCCGTCGAGCACCGAATAGTGGGTATGGTTGTGCAGATGCACAAAATCAGCCGGTTTTAACCGGACCGCGTGAGCCGTCTTAGTCGATGTCTCTACCCCCTGTTTTGCCATAGAACTGTCTAGTTATTATAGCCTAGCCTGGATCTAACGGGCTTCAATCGAATCGCGCACGGTCTGGACCAAATCGCCAATTAGCGGCAATTCGGTGAATAAAGATAAGATATATATAATCGAGGCAACCGCTAATGAGCCGCCGAGCGCCGCCCCCAAGCCGAACACCACGCCGCGCCAGAAGTTTATCCGGTAAATCCGCCGCTGATCGGCGTAGCCGCTAGCCACCACGTTCTCAATCGACCGGCCGATGCGCTCGTAGTCCTTGGCCCTTAGTTGCCGCTCGTCGTCCATTAAAAATTATTTAAATTATTATATTTTAAGTTTGTCCGAATTCGTCTTTGACGTCCGCGGCGGCCCGTTTGGCGGCACGCTTAGTTTTGTTGGCATAACGCTTAGCGGTACTTTTAGCCCGCCTGGTCTGTTTGGAAACTTCGACTTTCGCCTGGTTGTATTTCTTGCCGGCTTCCCGCTTGGTTTTAACCGCCCCTTCTTTGATATCTTCCCGGGTCTCTTTGCCACTCTTGGGAGCAAACAATAATCCGGCGATCGCCCCGGCGATCACGCCAAGAATCCCCCATTTTGCGCCTGTTCTGTTAGCCATTACTTCTTCTCCTTTTTACCTTTTTTTGCCTGCCACCCCTCGACAACATTAGCCACGATCCGACTGAATACCGCCGGGCCTGCCGTTTTCTGAAATATCCTGGCCGCGGCTTCCACGCTGTCGGCTGCCGCTCTGGCCTTTTCGCTGATTTCGTGCACCCGTCGAGAAATCCTGATTAAGTAGACCATGAAGATAATCCCCAGCAACAAGAACCCGGCCAAGGCGATGGATAGAATTACAACCAGTATCTCAAACGCGTCCATTTAGGACTCAGTATACCAGCTCGGCGCGCTGCGTAAGAACGTTCTCTATTAATTGGACGGGGGACCGCCATTCACGGCCTTATCTTCCGCCTCAGTAGGTTTCGGGCGGTCCTAGGATTGATCTGCGTGGCTGATTTCATTACCTGGCCGACTAAATACCCAACCGCCTTTTCCTGGCCGGCGCGCACATCGGACACCGCCTGGGGATTAGCCGCTATGACTTGGTCGATAACCGCTTCGATTTCACCAGCTTCGGTGCTGTGCAGCAGTTTTAAGCGTTTAGCCTCGATACGCATACTCTTCCCCGGTTTGGCCTCGCTTGCCAATCGGTAAGCTGCATTCGAGCTCAGTTGGTCCTCGGTTTTATACATGGCGGCTATGTCTTTTAACTGCGCGGCTTCGGGCAAGCTACGGCTGGCGGGCGCGGCCAAATAAGCCGACAGCAGCCAATTGGCCGTAAAAGCCGCAGTCAGCTGGTTGGTAGCCCGGCCGACCGCCAACAGATATTCAGCCAGGCTTTGGCCGTCGACGATGTTTTCCAGCAGTGCCTCCGTGCCGTTGGCGCTGACGCCCAGAGACTTGAGCTGCTGACGGATTACCGCCGGCATGAGTTTTAAGCTTGTTTTTGCGGTTTCAATCTGTCGGGAAGTGACTCTCAGCGGCGGTAAATCCGGCTCCGGGAAATAACGGTAATCGTGGGCCTCCTCTTTACCGCGCTGGGCGACAGTTTTTTGCTTGGCCTCATCCCAACCGCGCGTTTCCTGGATAATTGGCTGGTTTTTTTTCAGCAACTCGCTCTGGCGCTTGATCTCATACTCCGCCGCCCGTTCCACGGCCCGAAAAGAATTGAGGTTTTTTACCTCGGCCCGGACACCCAGACTAGCCTGGCTTTTCGGTGCCAGACTGACATTGACGTCAAATCTCATATGGCCGTGGTAGAGGTCGACGTCACTGACTCCGGCAAACTTCATCAGCAGATAAAGCTCCTTGGCGTAGGCCTTGGCCTCGGCCGCTGATTTGATTTCCGGTTTGGAAACGATTTCCAGCAGCGGCGTGCCGGCCCGGTTTAAATCTACCAGCGAGTAGTTGGCTCCCGGCGGATGCGCTAATTTGCCGGCATCCTCCTCTAGGTGGGCTCGTTCAATACCAATGGTCTTGGTCTCGCCTGCGACGTGGATATCTACTTCGCCCGGCCCGATTATTGGCTCGTCATACTGGGTTATCTGATAGCCTTTTGGCAAGTCCGGATAAAAGTAGTGTTTGCGGTCAAATTTGCTGAACTCATTTATTTGCGCCTTGAGCGCCAATCCAGCTTTAATCGCCAGCTCGACCGCCCCTTGATTCAGATATGGCAATACGCCGGGTAAACCGAAACAGATGGCCGACACGGTGGTGTTGGCTGGCGCCTGTCTGGCGTCATTACTAACGCGGGCAAACAGCTTGGTTGCGGTATTTAACTGGACGTGGCATTCGATGCCAATCGTCGGCGTGTAGTCGGTTTTCATTTGAGTGCCCCCAGGCTTTTAAGCGATTTGGCAAAACCGTTTAAAGCCCGACTAATCTCGGCCGGTTTCGGATGGGCGTCTTCGTGGGCCAACTGGTTGCGCAGTTTATGAGCCGTCCAAACGTCATTTTGATTACCCAGCATCTGGCCGGCCGATTTCAGGCGATCGCCCATGGTTTGGCCGCGAAGTTTTAGATCCTTAAGTGCGTGGTCGAGCAGTTTATCGGCTTCGATCACGGCCAGCCTAGCCCCGGCCGCACTGGTGCGCTTAAGGGTTTCGATTTCTGACCACTTCCGGCGGTAGTATTCCCGGTTAAAGCCGGTCGTTATGCGCTGCGTATAGTTAACCAGCCAAAGTAAAAAGATAGCGCCGACAACAATTGCGATCAACTCAATTGGCATCTTACAGTACCTCCACGGCCTTGGCCGCCGCTAGCAATTTGGCGTCTTGCCGCTGTGGCGCCATTAGCTGCAGGCCGACCGGCAAGCCGTCGCTTAGACCGACCGGCAAGCTGATAGCCGGATTGCCGACTAGGTTGGCCGCTACCGTCATGATATCGGTTAAGTACATCGCCAGCGGATCTTGGCTGTTTGTGCCTAGTTTAAAAGCCGTAGTTGACGCTGTCGGCCCAACTAGTAAATCAACCCCGCTAAAGGCCTCAAAAAACTCCTCGATCAGCTTTGTCCTAACGGTCTGGGCTTTCTTATAATAGGCATCGTAGTAGCCACTGGATAAGACGTAGGTCCCGACCATTATCCGGCGTTTGTTCTCAGCGTTGAAACCCTGGCTGCGAGTAGCTTTATACAACTCGTCCAGGTTGCTTCCTTTGGCTCGATAACCATATCTAATTCCGTCATACCGGGATAAATTGGAACTGACTTCGGCCGGCATGACAATGTAATAGACCGCTAAGGCCAAACTAACCGACGGGATGGACACCTCCTTAATCGTCGCGCCCGCGGCTTTCATCCGTTTTATTGCATCCCGAACGACAAGGTCGACTCCCGGTGCCAAACCGGCGTCAAAATAGTCCTTGACCAGGCCGATTTTCAGGCCTTTAAGGTTGCTGGCCGGCCGGTTATAATTTTTCTCCCGATCAATAACCGTCGCGTCTTTGCCGTCCGGACCAGCGATAATATCCAGAATCAGCGCAGAGTCCTCGACCGACGTGGTCAACGGGCCCATGACATCAGTGCTGCTGGCCATGGCCACAACACCGTAACGCGGCACTAAACCGTATGTCGGTTTTAGCCCAACGACGCCGCAAAAACTCGCGGGTAGGCGGATCGAGCCACCCGTATCACTGCCGACGGCGAATGGCACCAAGCCCAGCGCTACGGCCGCGGCCGAGCCGCCGGAACTGCCGCCCGGTACGCGTGTCTTGTCGACCGGGTTAAGGGTCGGCCCAAAATCGGAATTTTCTGTACTGGAACCGTGAGCAAATGCGTCCATATTGGCTTTGCCGACTAAGATTGCCCCTTCGGCCTCTAACCGTCTGGTTACCGTCGAGCTAATCGGCGGAACATAGCCTTTTAAAATCTGGCTGCCGGCGGTGGTTTCGAGGCCGGCTGTCAGAAAATTATCTTTGGCGATATACGGCACTCCGGCCAAACGGCCAGCCGCCTTGCCTGATTTGATTTTTTGGTCGATCGTCCGGGCCCGCCTCAGAGCTGATTCCGCCGTCACGCTGATCAAGGCGTTGTAGCTACTGCCAGCCGCTATAGCCTTTAAGGCTTTCTTAACTAATGAGGTGGCGGACTGCCGGCCACTGCCGACGTCACTCGCCAAGGTTTTTAGCGGCGACCATTTCATAGGATTTTTGGCACCTTAATCTGGCTACTGGCCGTGTGGGGAACTTGGTCCAGCAGCGCCGAACGAGCCATCGTATCCGCCGTGTCACCATCC from Candidatus Saccharimonadales bacterium harbors:
- a CDS encoding DUF5665 domain-containing protein codes for the protein MDDERQLRAKDYERIGRSIENVVASGYADQRRIYRINFWRGVVFGLGAALGGSLAVASIIYILSLFTELPLIGDLVQTVRDSIEAR
- the dnaE gene encoding DNA polymerase III subunit alpha is translated as MAKQGVETSTKTAHAVRLKPADFVHLHNHTHYSVLDGLTKIPKLIERVKSLGMKAVAVTDHGTLSGAIEFYQQAKAEGIKPLIGLEAYVAARRHTDKDPQADKQIYHLILLAMNNEGYQNLLRLSSVAHIEGFYYKPRIDRELLKKYQAGLIVLSGCIGGEVGDALRQGQYAKAKAAAKWYADVFGDRYYLELQDHGHQWPEQASVNRQLKSLAKELSLKMVVTSDAHYVLPEDQEAHEMLLCVQTGAYFDDKNRMSLKDMDLFVEAPAEILKRWSDSPELLTNTRAIADRCDVELSLGKILLPTFKVPAGQTQKKYLELKTWQGLAVRYGQIDPKRAEKLSADKARAGLSPDIIRRAEFELDTISRMGFESYFLIVWDFVRWGKEQGIVFGPGRGSAAGSVVSYALRITEIDPLEYDLLFERFLNPDRISMPDMDIDIQDNRRDEVIAYVAEKYGRDRVANIVTFGTMAARNAIRDVARVLEVPYAEADRLAKMVPPPVQGRHIPLAKSIVEEAELKQEYQTNPTAKRVIDLATQLEGTIRSHGVHAAGVVIAPDEIVKFTPLEMAQKGVVATQYSMNPIEDIGLLKMDFLGLSNLTIMKNSLRIVRKVYKEEVNITDIPLDDKPTYELLSRGDTTGVFQLESSGMKRYLKELKPSVFDDIIAMVALYRPGPLTAGLTDKFIARKNGSEAVSYDHRLMQPALENTYGVMIYQEQFMQIVKDMCGFTGGEADMLRKAVGKKKRDLMAQMKDRVIKGAISKKVDSKIAEKFWVDLEGFADYAFNKSHAACYGLIAYQTAYLKAHFPDAFMAALMTSNFNDTERLALDITECREMGIEVLKPDVNESFLEFGVVQTTRQIRFGLAAIKNVGIGAVEDILLAREKGGAFSSIEDFIRRVDTRAVNRRTMESLIKSGAFDSLGKRDALLFNLDKIVGVGAKLQKERESGQIDMFGGQSARALSALKLDQPPAATAAKEQLQWERELLGVYLSDHPLASFKVYLSEQTTPLGSIKASHEGNK
- the gatA gene encoding Asp-tRNA(Asn)/Glu-tRNA(Gln) amidotransferase subunit GatA, coding for MKWSPLKTLASDVGSGRQSATSLVKKALKAIAAGSSYNALISVTAESALRRARTIDQKIKSGKAAGRLAGVPYIAKDNFLTAGLETTAGSQILKGYVPPISSTVTRRLEAEGAILVGKANMDAFAHGSSTENSDFGPTLNPVDKTRVPGGSSGGSAAAVALGLVPFAVGSDTGGSIRLPASFCGVVGLKPTYGLVPRYGVVAMASSTDVMGPLTTSVEDSALILDIIAGPDGKDATVIDREKNYNRPASNLKGLKIGLVKDYFDAGLAPGVDLVVRDAIKRMKAAGATIKEVSIPSVSLALAVYYIVMPAEVSSNLSRYDGIRYGYRAKGSNLDELYKATRSQGFNAENKRRIMVGTYVLSSGYYDAYYKKAQTVRTKLIEEFFEAFSGVDLLVGPTASTTAFKLGTNSQDPLAMYLTDIMTVAANLVGNPAISLPVGLSDGLPVGLQLMAPQRQDAKLLAAAKAVEVL
- the gatB gene encoding Asp-tRNA(Asn)/Glu-tRNA(Gln) amidotransferase subunit GatB, which produces MKTDYTPTIGIECHVQLNTATKLFARVSNDARQAPANTTVSAICFGLPGVLPYLNQGAVELAIKAGLALKAQINEFSKFDRKHYFYPDLPKGYQITQYDEPIIGPGEVDIHVAGETKTIGIERAHLEEDAGKLAHPPGANYSLVDLNRAGTPLLEIVSKPEIKSAAEAKAYAKELYLLMKFAGVSDVDLYHGHMRFDVNVSLAPKSQASLGVRAEVKNLNSFRAVERAAEYEIKRQSELLKKNQPIIQETRGWDEAKQKTVAQRGKEEAHDYRYFPEPDLPPLRVTSRQIETAKTSLKLMPAVIRQQLKSLGVSANGTEALLENIVDGQSLAEYLLAVGRATNQLTAAFTANWLLSAYLAAPASRSLPEAAQLKDIAAMYKTEDQLSSNAAYRLASEAKPGKSMRIEAKRLKLLHSTEAGEIEAVIDQVIAANPQAVSDVRAGQEKAVGYLVGQVMKSATQINPRTARNLLRRKIRP
- a CDS encoding YtxH domain-containing protein, giving the protein MANRTGAKWGILGVIAGAIAGLLFAPKSGKETREDIKEGAVKTKREAGKKYNQAKVEVSKQTRRAKSTAKRYANKTKRAAKRAAADVKDEFGQT